Proteins encoded by one window of Nicotiana tabacum cultivar K326 chromosome 10, ASM71507v2, whole genome shotgun sequence:
- the LOC142165345 gene encoding uncharacterized protein LOC142165345, giving the protein MQNQQQPLQQSGTNEKGKQKLEIAIADNTQAGWIMCEQKDPLQVIVCMLTVVYGFNTVDQRKILWSQLEQLAPKIKIHWLICGDFNVVLTLQDRQGNPITIAELKNFLECYNNLLLTEIHWKGNCYTWTNNQRGDDRVWRKLDMATANDEWMMQYGHLNVTYGEPVISDHNPMLIPLRVPRSNIKVLFRFFNI; this is encoded by the exons ATGCAGAACCAACAACAACCTTTGCAGcagagtggaaccaatgaaaagGGAAAGCAGAAACTTGAGATTGCAATTGCTGACAACACTCAAGCAGGATGGATCATGTGCGAGCAAAAGGATCCACTTCAA GTAATAGTTTGTATGCTCACAGTAGTATATGGGTTCAATACAGTAGATCAAAGGAAAATTTTGTGGTCTCAACTTGAACAACTGGCTCCCAAGATCAAGATACATTGGCTTATATGTGGAGATTTCAATGTTGTGCTAACTCTTCAGGATAGGCAAGGTAATCCTATAACTATAGCTGAACTGAAGAACTTCTTAGAATGTTACAATAATCTGTTGCTAACTGAAATACATTGGAAGGGAAATTGTTATACATGGACTAACAACCAAAGAGGGGATGACAGAGTATGGAGAAAACTTGATATGGCAACTGCAAATGATGAGTGGATGATGCAGTATGGGCACTTGAATGTAACCTATGGGGAACCAGTCATTTCAGACCATAACCCTATGCTTATACCACTGAGAGTACCAAGGAGCAATATTAAAGTTCTCTTTAGGTTCTTCAACATCTAG